The following are encoded in a window of Camelus bactrianus isolate YW-2024 breed Bactrian camel chromosome 31, ASM4877302v1, whole genome shotgun sequence genomic DNA:
- the ANXA10 gene encoding annexin A10 isoform X2, which translates to MCGRDLLGDLKEKLSGHFKDVMVGLMYPPPSYDAHELWHAMKGAGTEENCLIDILASRTNGEIFQMREAYYMQYSSDLQEDIYSETSGHFRDTLVNLVQGTREEGYADPAVAAQDAVVLWEACQQRTGEHKTLLQVILCTKSYQQLWLVFQEFQNISGQDIVDAINECYDGYFQELLVAIVLCVRDKPAYFAYRLYSAIHDFGFHNKTVIRIIIARSEIDLMTIRKRYKERYGKSLFHDIKNFASGHYEKALLALCAGDAEDY; encoded by the exons GATCTGCTTGGTGACCTGAAGGAGAAGCTTTCAGGTCACTTCAAGGACGTCATGGTCGGCCTCATGTACCCCCCACCGTCCTATGATGCCCACGAGCTCTGGCACGCCATGAAG GGCGCAGGCACAGAGGAGAACTGCCTCATTGATATACTGGCTTCAAGAACAAACGGAGAAATCTTCCAGATGCGAGAAGCCTACTATATGC AATACAGCAGTGACCTTCAAGAGGACATTTACTCAGAGACCTCAGGACACTTCAGAGACACGCTCGTGAACTTGGTCCAG GGAACCAGGGAGGAAGGATATGCCGACCCCGCCGTGGCTGCCCAGGACGCCGTG GTGCTGTGGGAAGCCTGTCAGCAGAGGACCGGGGAGCACAAGACGCTGCTGCAAGTGATTCTGTGCACCAAGAGCTACCAACAGCTGTGGCTGG TTTTCcaggaatttcaaaatatttctgggCAAGACATAGTAGATGCTATAAATGAATGTTATGACGGCTACTTTCAAGAGCTGCTGGTGGCAATTG TTCTCTGTGTCCGAGACAAACCAGCCTATTTTGCATACAGACTATACAGTGCAATCCAC GACTTTGGTTTCCATAATAAAACCGTGATCAGGATTATAATCGCCAGAAGTGAAATAGACCTGATGACCATAAGGAAACGGTACAAAGAGAGATACGGGAAGTCCCTCTTTCATGATATCAAA aatTTCGCTTCTGGGCATTACGAGAAAGCTCTCCTAGCCCTCTGTGCTGGGGATGCCGAGGACTACTGA